Proteins encoded in a region of the Lycorma delicatula isolate Av1 chromosome 6, ASM4794821v1, whole genome shotgun sequence genome:
- the LOC142326399 gene encoding facilitated trehalose transporter Tret1-like, translated as MAKTSKFRAYLAAMIVNITTLSLGVSIGWMSPTAPALQSDTPPFGTEPLSDQIISWLGSLQYAGGVAGVLFWGQITEKFGRKPAGYLLCIPLLIGWSSVLFAQNHVWLIVGRFIMGFSVIGALIIVPSYVSEISEDSYRGSLGSFIILFFNLGVVLAYFVGSILSVRNLTIFCASIPIVFLCFFYFLPESPVYLWSKGKKSKAQESLLWFRSGNNVLVEQELEILNSVMKSDKSVASIPVSRLYDKKGTIKAMINSLQLFTVQQFCGILMLLTYSSIIINKSEINFSFHTAAVIIGLVQLIASWITSLIIDRFNRRTLLILSNIGMSVTLFTIGLFFYSQKYYYETNFLPNWVPFICMCIHVIFYCLSAPMGYIITCETLVPEIRPLAFSVIVFWGTSMSFLSIKIYVFLVDNFYMQGNFWFFSLWCIFAVIYTIFFIPETRGKSLVEVLKTLNGEQNTKINKTYEYEACSSVIPIGDK; from the coding sequence TTAATATAACTACATTATCACTTGGAGTTTCGATCGGTTGGATGTCACCAACAGCACCCGCTTTGCAATCGGATACACCTCCTTTCGGTACTGAACCGTTAAGCGACCAGATTATCAGTTGGTTAGGATCGCTTCAATACGCCGGCGGTGTTGCAGGAGTACTATTCTGGGgtcaaataacagaaaaatttggtcGTAAACCGGCCGGTTATTTACTTTGTATACCGTTACTTATCGGTTGGAGTTCAGTTTTATTTGCGCAAAATCACGTTTGGTTAATCGTAGGAAGATTTATAATGGGGTTTAGCGTTATCGGAGCTTTGATCATCGTACCTTCTTACGTCAGCGAAATATCTGAAGATTCTTATAGAGGTTCTCTcggttcttttattatattattttttaatttaggcgTAGTGTTGGCTTATTTTGTCGGTTCGATTTTAAGTGTAAGAAATCTCACAATTTTTTGTGCGTCTATACctatagtatttttatgttttttttattttttaccggaGTCCCCCGTTTATCTGTGGTCgaaaggaaaaaaatcaaaagcgCAAGAATCATTATTATGGTTTCGATCTGGAAACAATGTTTTAGTCGAACAagaacttgaaatattaaatagcgTAATGAAATCCGATAAATCGGTCGCTTCTATACCTGTAAGCAGATTATACGACAAAAAAGGTACGATAAAAGCGATGATAAATAGTTTACAGTTATTTACCGTGCAACAGTTTTGcggtattttaatgttattaacgtACTCTTcgattatcattaataaatctgaaattaatttttcatttcatacagCCGCCGTAATAATCGGCCTCGTTCAATTAATCGCGTCTTGGATTACGTCGTTAATTATCGATCGATTTAATAGAAGAAccttattaatattatcaaatatcgGTATGTCTGTGACTTTATTTACGATCGGATTATTTTTCTACTcgcaaaaatattattacgaaacaaattttttacctaattgGGTACCGTTTATCTGTATGtgtattcatgtaattttttattgtttgtcgGCACCTATGGGTTACATAATCACTTGTGAAACATTAGTACCAGAAATAAGACCGCTTGCGTTTTCAGTTATTGTTTTTTGGGGTACTAGTATGTCATTTCTTAGcattaaaatttacgtatttcttgtcgataatttttatatgcaaggtaatttttggtttttttcgtTATGGTGTATTTTCGCTGTCATTTATACGATATTTTTTATACCAGAAACTAGAGGTAAATCTCTTgtagaagttttaaaaacattaaacggtgaacagaatacaaaaattaataaaacatatgaaTACGAAGCGTGCTCATCGGTAATACCGATCGGAGACAAATGA